One segment of Camelus bactrianus isolate YW-2024 breed Bactrian camel chromosome 27, ASM4877302v1, whole genome shotgun sequence DNA contains the following:
- the ZSCAN2 gene encoding zinc finger and SCAN domain-containing protein 2 isoform X2: MFSEMPDGEGIQQSDWESDSERDCGSRGPRGSASGEDPAEVPSQGREVGQLIGLQGTYLGEKPYECPQCGKTFSRKSHLITHERTHTGEKYYKCDECGKSFSDGSNFSRHQTTHTGEKPYKCRDCGKSFSRSANLITHQRIHTGEKPFQCAECGKSFSRSPNLIAHQRTHTGEKPYSCPECGKSFGNRSSLNTHQGIHTGEKPYECKECGESFSYNSNLIRHQRIHTGEKPYKCPDCGQRFSQSSALITHRRTHTGEKPYQCGECGKSFSRSSNLATHRRTHMVEKPYKCGECGKSFSQSSSLIAHQGMHTGEKPYECLTCGESFSWSSNLIKHQRIHTGEKPYKCSDCGKGFSQRSQLVVHQRTHTGEKPYKCLMCGKSFSRGSILVMHQRAHLGDKPYRCPECGKGFSWNSVLIIHQRIHTGEKPYKCPECGKGFSNSSNFITHQRTHMKEKLY; this comes from the coding sequence ATGTTCTCAGAAATGCCCGACGGGGAAGGCATTCAGCAATCCGATTGGGAAAGTGACTCTGAGAGAGACTGCGGCTCCCGGGGGCCCCGGGGAAGCGCCTCCGGTGAGGACCCTGCGGAGGTGCCATCCCAGGGCAGGGAAGTGGGACAGCTCATAGGCCTTCAGGGCACCTACCTGGGTGAGAAGCCCTATGAATGTCCCCAGTGTGGGAAGACCTTCAGCCGGAAATCCCACCTGATCACGCACGAGCGGACGCACACGGGAGAGAAGTACTACAAATGCGACGAATGCGGGAAAAGCTTCAGCGACGGTTCAAACTTCAGCAGACACCAAACTACGCACACCGGGGAGAAACCGTATAAATGCAGGGACTGTGGGAAAAGCTTCAGCCGGAGCGCCAACCTCATCACCCACCAGAGGATCCACACAGGGGAGAAACCCTTTCAGTGCGCCGAGTGTGGCAAGAGCTTCAGCAGGAGCCCCAACCTCATCGCCCACCAGCGGACGCACACGGGAGAGAAACCCTACTCCTGCCCCGAGTGCGGGAAGAGCTTCGGCAACCGGTCCAGCCTGAACACGCATCAGGGAATCCACACAGGAGAAAAGCCCTACGAATGTAAAGAATGCGGCGAGAGCTTTAGTTACAACTCCAACCTCATCAGACACCAGAGGATCCACACGGGAGAGAAGCCGTACAAGTGTCCGGACTGCGGGCAGCGGTTCAGTCAGAGCTCGGCCCTCATCACCCACCGCAGGACTCACACGGGGGAGAAGCCCTACCAGTGCGGCGAGTGCGGGAAGAGCTTCAGCCGCAGCTCCAACCTGGCCACGCACCGGCGGACCCACATGGTGGAGAAGCCCTACAAGTGCGGGGAGTGCGGGAAGAGCTTCAGCCAGAGCTCCAGCCTGATCGCCCACCAGGGGATGCACACCGGCGAGAAGCCCTACGAGTGCCTGACGTGCGGGGAGAGCTTCAGCTGGAGCTCCAACCTCATCAAGCACCAGAGGATCCACACGGGTGAGAAGCCCTACAAGTGCAGCGACTGTGGGAAGGGCTTCAGCCAGCGCTCGCAGCTGGTGGTGCACCAGAGGACCCACACGGGCGAGAAGCCCTACAAATGCCTCATGTGCGGCAAAAGCTTCAGCCGCGGCTCCATCCTAGTCATGCACCAGCGAGCCCACTTGGGAGACAAGCCGTATAGATGTCCTGAATGCGGGAAAGGCTTCAGCTGGAATTCAGTTCTCATCATACACCAGCGAATCCATACAGGGGAGAAGCCCTACAAATGCCCCGAGTGTGGCAAAGGCTTCAGCAATAGCTCCAATTTTATCACCCATCAGAGAACTCACATGAAAGAGAAGCTTTACTga